One part of the Paracoccus sp. MBLB3053 genome encodes these proteins:
- a CDS encoding tetratricopeptide repeat protein: MQDPRPSQSSPDAIAARCEAAQALLPPHEIRPEDNPRRFKLADDLRADGVHDIAQALYQAILQTKPANRKALRQRAACSLAAGRPDEALKLAEEALDHLPGDAGLERIRAKARLELGVGGVQPGKAPLPPPQHFLAAARERLQCDDHAAAARILDEHLAIRPDHVPTLALRASTAMKSGEPSRALDFCERGLALQPGHPGMLATRAGALTRTGRTEAALEQLESLYRADPDLNENAKFALAEARVAAGHEEAADALYRAVLSELPGNPRAHLTRIRLALSAGDIDEALERCDAALRHHPGDARFTARKAHVLMQAGRPDEALSLLEQSGQDASDESSLQRQIATALLALGRRQDARRILIDLLGRDEADHEARILLADIAEQEGDSAAAMAHLEHVLGDATPTRAAEEDGAAPPRQRPGVLLRYLQLCLRAGRMEHARQILEQIEEPGQGWTMAQLMALAGIAQKTGTLRLATATLKAGLSADVLTPNMALHVLRMAQASGSQTLAERVRDRLESKLAPSQQDLFRLRSHLAIYGPQEALARMRETRIPQRNPMQAEALAELLAKAGERDLCLRYLRLCRIRWPGSFPLLRQQVNALNRFGAAADALVMLDRMDETGSNPERLKLRVQSLTLLGRLDEVRELLDRSENARGKLIGSKQRMMLCLAAGDLGGAEALVQAVAAESRRSDRVIARFRVGHLGVLLNELQLIARAEPLAVAGAQPFTDELKHDFYFPAKQAIDAWQASARPVSPVGAASQIPRRIVQYWDGEDPPPAISALMASWQVAAGYSYHRYDRRSALAFLAERFDMSHVRAFRLATSPAEECDFLRLCLLLADGGIYADADDLLLGNPEDLRGKAQGVVLYREFIGAVGNNFLAARPGHPLFRSAVDMARQSLLARENDITWSKLGPGLMTRAVAVHLATGDHGDVALLPEQEVAGTIQMHMAMPYKATPHYWNSRDGRAPDQIVKVLTDFANSPCPVPDHS; this comes from the coding sequence ATGCAGGACCCACGACCCTCGCAATCCAGTCCCGACGCAATCGCAGCACGCTGCGAGGCGGCCCAAGCCTTGCTGCCTCCGCATGAGATCCGCCCCGAAGACAATCCGCGCCGTTTCAAGCTGGCCGACGACCTGAGGGCCGATGGCGTTCACGACATCGCGCAGGCGCTCTATCAGGCGATCCTGCAGACCAAGCCCGCCAACCGGAAGGCACTTCGCCAGCGTGCCGCCTGCAGCCTCGCAGCGGGAAGGCCGGACGAGGCGCTGAAGCTTGCCGAGGAGGCACTGGACCATCTTCCCGGCGATGCGGGGCTTGAGCGAATCCGGGCGAAAGCCCGACTGGAACTGGGCGTCGGCGGGGTCCAGCCGGGCAAGGCGCCACTCCCGCCACCGCAACACTTCCTTGCCGCCGCGCGCGAGCGTCTGCAATGTGACGATCATGCCGCCGCGGCCCGTATCCTCGACGAGCATCTGGCCATCCGCCCGGACCATGTCCCGACCCTCGCGCTGAGAGCCAGCACCGCGATGAAGTCTGGCGAACCGTCACGCGCGCTGGATTTCTGCGAACGCGGATTGGCGCTTCAGCCGGGCCATCCGGGCATGCTCGCGACGCGCGCGGGCGCCCTGACCCGAACCGGACGGACCGAGGCGGCGCTCGAGCAACTCGAAAGCCTCTACCGGGCCGATCCCGATTTGAACGAAAACGCGAAATTCGCGCTGGCCGAGGCGAGGGTCGCCGCGGGGCATGAAGAAGCGGCGGATGCCCTTTACCGCGCCGTTCTTTCCGAACTTCCCGGCAACCCGCGCGCGCATCTGACCCGGATCCGCCTTGCCCTTTCCGCCGGAGACATCGACGAGGCACTTGAGCGTTGCGATGCGGCATTGCGGCACCATCCCGGGGACGCGCGCTTCACGGCCCGCAAGGCGCATGTCCTGATGCAGGCCGGGCGCCCGGATGAGGCGCTGTCCTTGCTCGAGCAATCAGGGCAGGACGCCTCTGACGAATCGTCGCTGCAACGACAGATCGCGACAGCCCTGCTTGCCCTTGGACGGCGGCAGGACGCCCGGCGCATCCTGATCGACCTCTTGGGGCGGGATGAAGCTGATCACGAGGCGCGCATTCTGCTGGCGGACATTGCCGAACAGGAAGGCGACAGCGCAGCCGCGATGGCGCATCTGGAGCACGTTCTGGGTGACGCGACCCCCACCCGAGCGGCGGAAGAGGATGGTGCAGCACCCCCAAGGCAGCGGCCGGGTGTTCTGTTGAGATATCTGCAGCTTTGCCTGCGAGCCGGAAGGATGGAGCACGCCCGTCAGATCCTCGAACAGATCGAAGAACCGGGACAGGGGTGGACGATGGCGCAGCTCATGGCGCTGGCCGGCATCGCGCAAAAGACCGGAACCCTTCGCCTGGCGACAGCGACCCTGAAGGCAGGACTTTCAGCGGATGTTCTCACGCCGAACATGGCGCTGCATGTCCTGCGCATGGCGCAGGCCTCGGGCTCGCAGACCTTGGCAGAGCGGGTTCGGGACCGGCTGGAAAGCAAGCTCGCGCCGAGTCAGCAGGACTTGTTCCGCTTGCGCAGCCATCTTGCGATCTACGGCCCGCAGGAGGCGCTGGCGCGGATGCGCGAAACCCGCATCCCGCAGCGAAACCCGATGCAGGCAGAGGCGCTGGCAGAGTTGCTGGCAAAGGCGGGCGAGCGCGACCTTTGCCTGCGCTATCTGCGCTTGTGCCGTATTCGCTGGCCCGGCTCGTTCCCTTTGCTCAGACAGCAGGTGAATGCGTTGAACCGTTTCGGCGCGGCAGCCGATGCGCTTGTCATGCTCGACCGCATGGACGAGACCGGAAGCAACCCAGAGCGGCTCAAGCTGAGGGTTCAATCGCTGACACTTCTTGGCCGCCTTGATGAGGTGCGCGAATTGCTCGACAGGTCGGAAAACGCGCGGGGTAAGCTCATCGGCAGCAAGCAGCGCATGATGCTTTGTCTTGCTGCCGGCGATCTTGGGGGCGCCGAGGCACTGGTTCAGGCGGTCGCCGCAGAAAGCCGTCGCAGCGACCGCGTCATTGCGCGCTTTCGCGTCGGCCATCTGGGTGTCCTGCTCAACGAGTTGCAACTGATCGCACGCGCCGAGCCGTTGGCTGTGGCCGGGGCTCAGCCCTTCACGGATGAACTGAAGCACGACTTCTACTTTCCCGCCAAGCAGGCAATCGACGCGTGGCAGGCAAGTGCCCGCCCCGTATCGCCCGTGGGGGCGGCCAGCCAGATCCCCCGACGCATTGTCCAGTACTGGGATGGCGAGGACCCTCCCCCCGCAATTTCGGCACTGATGGCGAGTTGGCAGGTGGCCGCGGGCTACAGCTATCACCGCTATGACCGCCGCTCGGCCCTGGCCTTCCTGGCCGAACGTTTCGACATGTCTCATGTCCGGGCCTTTCGGCTGGCGACCAGCCCGGCAGAGGAATGCGACTTTCTGCGGCTTTGCCTGCTGCTGGCGGATGGCGGGATCTATGCCGATGCCGATGACCTTTTGCTGGGCAATCCCGAAGACCTGCGCGGCAAGGCACAGGGGGTTGTTCTTTACCGCGAGTTCATTGGCGCCGTCGGCAACAATTTCCTTGCCGCGCGGCCCGGTCACCCTCTGTTCCGGTCAGCCGTCGACATGGCGCGCCAATCGCTGCTGGCGCGCGAGAATGACATCACCTGGTCCAAGCTGGGTCCAGGCCTGATGACCCGCGCCGTGGCCGTTCATCTTGCAACAGGTGATCATGGCGATGTGGCACTGCTGCCCGAACAGGAGGTTGCGGGGACGATCCAGATGCACATGGCGATGCCCTACAAGGCGACCCCGCATTACTGGAACAGCCGGGATGGGCGCGCGCCGGATCAGATCGTCAAGGTGCTTACCGATTTCGCCAACAGCCCTTGTCCGGTGCCAGATCATAGCTGA
- a CDS encoding Hint domain-containing protein, translated as MPASYDIGSAAMYQYDPDTGTFTLIEGDTSDVQGSAIDESPTTTGTTVITTDGGALDNEYFQVGENASSETGIEGSYQGYITVDGVDYLILTNTSGNGTFYVISSTGDTSGYPSDFTDDDINTEDLLECFAAGTRVATPNGEVAVETLGIGDQILTEDGRSVEVKWIGRQTASKVFTPAERFVPVRVKAGALGNGLPHSDLVLTADHALVLDGLAINAGALVNGTSIAFDPIEALPERVIYYHVETEDHDVILANGVPAETFVDYIGRRAFDNFEEYASLYGTERTIPEMQRPRISARRLVPAELRARLDRVNDKGMPLAG; from the coding sequence ATGCCTGCCAGCTATGACATTGGTTCCGCAGCTATGTACCAATACGATCCGGATACCGGGACCTTTACCCTCATCGAAGGAGATACATCCGACGTACAGGGGTCGGCGATCGACGAGAGCCCGACGACAACTGGGACCACCGTCATTACGACCGATGGTGGTGCTCTCGATAATGAATATTTCCAGGTGGGGGAAAACGCGAGCAGTGAAACGGGGATCGAAGGATCGTATCAAGGCTATATCACGGTGGACGGGGTAGATTATCTGATCCTGACAAATACCTCGGGCAACGGCACATTCTATGTCATCTCGTCTACCGGGGATACGAGCGGCTATCCCAGTGACTTCACCGATGACGACATCAACACCGAAGATCTGCTTGAATGCTTCGCTGCGGGCACCCGCGTCGCGACGCCGAATGGAGAGGTCGCGGTCGAGACGCTGGGGATCGGCGATCAGATCCTGACCGAGGATGGCCGAAGCGTCGAGGTCAAGTGGATTGGTCGGCAAACGGCGAGCAAGGTCTTCACCCCGGCGGAGCGTTTCGTTCCCGTTCGGGTGAAGGCAGGGGCGTTGGGCAATGGCTTGCCGCATAGCGATCTTGTGCTGACGGCCGACCATGCTTTGGTTCTCGATGGTCTGGCCATCAATGCCGGTGCGCTGGTGAACGGAACGAGCATTGCATTTGATCCGATCGAGGCGCTGCCCGAACGTGTGATCTACTACCATGTCGAGACCGAGGATCACGACGTGATCCTGGCAAATGGCGTGCCGGCAGAAACCTTCGTCGACTATATCGGGCGCAGGGCATTCGACAATTTCGAAGAATATGCGAGCCTCTACGGCACGGAACGCACCATTCCCGAAATGCAGCGTCCGCGGATCTCGGCCCGACGGCTGGTTCCTGCAGAGCTTCGCGCACGTCTGGACCGCGTCAACGACAAGGGCATGCCGCTGGCAGGCTGA
- a CDS encoding Hint domain-containing protein — protein MPAIYQVNSVAMYRFDEATDTYTLIDGEVAGEQSSELGTSPAAFSTTFTTESEDEYLNVGDTGSTTEGVTATYVGYVSIGNATYLVVTNDDGDNTFYVGSESANLANFPTSFTATQINTTPLLQCFAAGTLIATPNGDKRVETLTFGDHVMTHDGREVPVKWIGRQTVHKIFTPAERFVPVRVKAGALGQGLPHRDLVLTADHALIIDGLAINSGALVNGASIVFEPIESLAERVTYYHVETEDHDVILANGVPVETFVDYLGRRTFDNFDEYLELYGDERIIPEMPRPRVSARRLVPAALRERLQGFATSAHSESLACGTDLRRAI, from the coding sequence ATGCCTGCCATTTACCAAGTCAATTCCGTTGCTATGTACCGTTTCGATGAAGCCACAGATACTTACACGTTGATCGATGGCGAAGTTGCAGGTGAACAGAGCAGCGAACTGGGAACCAGCCCTGCGGCTTTCTCCACCACATTCACGACAGAATCCGAAGACGAATATTTGAACGTGGGCGACACTGGAAGCACCACCGAAGGCGTCACCGCGACCTATGTCGGATATGTATCGATCGGAAATGCGACTTATCTTGTCGTGACCAACGACGATGGCGACAACACTTTTTACGTCGGATCTGAATCGGCCAATCTCGCGAATTTCCCCACAAGTTTCACGGCGACCCAGATCAATACTACGCCTCTGCTGCAATGCTTCGCCGCCGGTACGCTGATTGCCACGCCCAATGGCGACAAGCGGGTCGAGACATTGACCTTCGGCGATCACGTCATGACCCATGATGGTCGCGAGGTCCCGGTCAAGTGGATCGGGCGGCAGACCGTTCATAAGATATTCACCCCCGCCGAACGCTTCGTTCCGGTCCGGGTAAAGGCAGGTGCGCTTGGCCAGGGATTGCCCCATCGCGACCTCGTTCTGACGGCGGATCACGCCCTGATCATTGATGGTCTCGCGATCAATTCCGGGGCGCTGGTGAACGGCGCAAGCATCGTCTTCGAGCCGATCGAGTCGTTGGCCGAACGCGTCACCTATTACCATGTCGAGACAGAGGATCATGACGTGATCCTTGCAAACGGCGTGCCCGTCGAAACCTTCGTCGACTATCTCGGCAGACGTACGTTCGACAATTTCGACGAATATCTAGAGCTTTATGGCGACGAAAGGATCATTCCGGAAATGCCGCGCCCCAGAGTTTCGGCGCGCCGCCTGGTTCCCGCCGCACTGCGCGAAAGGCTGCAGGGCTTTGCAACGTCAGCGCATTCGGAATCCTTGGCCTGTGGGACTGACTTGCGGCGCGCGATCTGA
- a CDS encoding MarR family transcriptional regulator, whose translation MNEKSSEIDQTVLQRAPEKDAKDVADIVSASILLQIRFTDRLKEADPNVTATQWAMLNLLTNHGPLRPFHIARKLGISRQHTFQATRKLQSYGYIASTSEDNSRAVTLTLTDDGKKLHHAVAKLFDAAAGELNVTLPKANVRPTKVFLLHLTRTLSDADPGDDAERLPSAIE comes from the coding sequence ATGAACGAAAAATCCAGCGAGATCGATCAAACTGTCCTTCAGCGCGCGCCGGAGAAAGATGCCAAGGATGTAGCAGACATCGTGTCTGCATCAATTCTCCTGCAGATTAGGTTCACCGATAGGTTGAAGGAAGCAGATCCCAACGTCACCGCTACACAATGGGCCATGCTGAATCTTCTGACCAATCACGGTCCCCTTCGGCCATTTCACATCGCTCGGAAACTGGGGATATCACGCCAACACACGTTTCAAGCCACCAGAAAACTGCAGTCCTATGGCTATATTGCGTCGACCTCTGAGGACAACAGCCGTGCGGTAACCCTGACCCTGACTGACGATGGCAAGAAACTGCATCACGCTGTAGCCAAGCTTTTTGACGCAGCTGCGGGGGAGTTGAATGTTACTCTTCCAAAAGCGAATGTCCGACCCACAAAGGTGTTCTTACTCCATCTTACAAGAACACTATCAGATGCCGACCCTGGGGACGACGCCGAGCGACTTCCATCAGCTATAGAGTGA